GACGTCGTCCCCGCGGCCGCGCTCGGCCCCGCGGCGCTGCGTGCCTACGACAGCGCGTGCTACCCCGCCGAGCGGCCGCGTTTCCTGGACCACTGGCTCGGCAACCCCGGCCACCGGGCCCTGGCCCGCGTCGTGGACGGCCGTCCCACGGGGTACGGCGTGGTCCGCCCGGCCCAGGAAGAGGCCCGCATCGGGCCGCTGTTCGCGGACACCCCGGAGGACGCCGCCGTGCTGCTCGACGCCCTCGCCGCCGAGGCCGCCGCGATGGGCGCCCCGCGTGTCGCGATCGACGTCCCGGAGTCCAACGGGCCCGCGACCGCCCTGGCCGCCTCCCGCGGGCTCAGCCCGAGCTTCGAGACCGCCCGGATGTACACGGGCCCCGTACGTCCCTTCGCCCACGCCCGCGTCTACGGCATCACCACCCTCGAACTGGGCTGACCACCCCGCCCCCGCTCCCGAGGCGTTTCCCCCGCCCCTCCCCCACCCCCCTCGGGGGGTGACAAGGGTTTTCCCCGTATCGGGTTCATCTCCGCTTTCCCTACTGTCTGCCGCACCGGCAGATCCCCTCCTCCAGCCTGTGCCTGTCAGGTGCATGTAGAGGTCGAAGGTGGGGCTCCGCCGGGGGCGGCCTTGACCCGGGCCGTCGCGCCGGCGGCGGCGCGTGGGCCCCCCAAGCCCAGGGAACCGTGGACCGCGAACCCCACACCCGCACCTCGGTTCCCGCGCCGCCCGCCAACGCTCCGCAAACGTCGTAGCTGAAAGGGCACCACCTTGAACGGTTCCAGGCGGAGACTCATATCCGTCGTGGTCGCGAGCGCCGCGGTACTCGGCGCCGCCGCCACTTCCACCGTGGCCCTCGCCGCCCCCGCGGCCCCGTCCCCGAAGCCCGCCCCGGCCTCCCAGGCCATGACCGCGCTTCCGTCGGCGCCGGTCGAGAAGGTCATCGTGACCTACAAGGCCAAGACGGCCGAGGCCGGCTCGAACGCCGCCGCGAAGAGCGACGCGGCGGCCAAGGGCGCCGCCACCGGTGAGGCGCTCGCCTTCGAGCGCCGACTCGCCGGCGGCGGCGCTCTTGTGGACCTGGGCGACAGCGCCACCAAGCAGGACGTGACCGAGGTCATGGCCGCCTTCCGCGCCGACCCGTCCGTCGCTTCCGTGGAACCGGACATCCGCGCCTACGCGATGGCCGTCACCCCGAACGACACCGACTACGCCAAGCAGTGGGACCTGTTCGAGCCCACCGGCGGCATGAACGTTCCGGCGGCCTGGGACAAGACCACCGGCTCCGGCGTCACCGTCGCCGTCATCGACACCGGCTACGCCGCCCACTCGGACCTCGCGTCCAACGTGATCTCCGGCTACGACTTCATCTCCTCCTCCGCCGACGCCCGCGACGGCAACGGCCGCGACGCGGACTCCAAGGACGAGGGCGACTGGAACGCCACCGCCGGCGAGTGCGGCACCGGCTCCCCGGCGTCCAACTCCTCCTGGCACGGCACCCACGTGGCCGGCACGATCGCCGCGGTCACCCACAACACCAAGGGCATCGCCGGCATCGCGTACAACGCGAAGATCCAGCCGGTGCGCGTCCTCGGCAAGTGCGGCGGCTCCTCCTCGGACATCGCCGACGCCATCACCTGGGCGTCCGGCGGCACCGTCCCGGGCGTCCCCGCGAACCCGACGCCGGCCAAGGTCATCAACATGAGCCTCGGCGGCGCCAGCTCCACCTGCCCGAGCGTCTACCAGAACGCGATCAACGGCGCCGTCAGCCGCGGCACCACCGTCGTCGTGGCGGCCGGCAACAGCAACGCCAACGCCTCCGGCTTCACCCCGGCCAACTGCGCGAACGTCATCACCGTGGCGTCCACCAGCCGTGAGGGCAACCGTTCGTACTACTCGAACTACGGCACCATCGTCGACGTGGCGGCCCCCGGCGGCGAGACCCGTCGCGCCACCGACACGCCCGGCACGGTGACCACCCCCGAGAACGGCATCTACTCCACGCTGAACTCGGGCACGACCACCCAGTCGACCGAGAACTACAAGCCCTACCAGGGCACTTCGATGGCCGCGCCGCACATCGCCGGCCTCGCCGCGCTGCTCGAGTCGGCCAAGAGCTCGCTCACCCCGGCCGAGATCGAGTCCGCGATCAAGACCAACGCCCGTCCGCTGCCCGGCACCTGCTCGGGCGGCTGCGGCACCGGCATCGCCGACACCGCGAAGACCGTGGACGCCGTGACCGGCACCACCACCCCGCCGACCGGCAACGTCTTCACCAACGCGATGAACGTGACGATCTCGGACAACACCACCGTGTCGTCCTCGATCGCCGTCACCGGCCTGACCGGCAACGCGCCGGCCACCCTCAAGGTGGCCGTCGACATCAAGCACACCTGGCGCGGCGACCTGGTGATCGACCTGATCGCGCCCGACGGCACCGTCCGGAACCTGAAGACCTCGTCCGGTTCCGACAGCGCCGACAACGTGCTCGCGACCTACACGGTCGACGCCTCCACCGAGGTGGCCAACGGCACGTGGAAGCTTCAGGTACGCGATGTGGCCTCGGGTGACACCGGCTACATCGACTCCTGGAGTCTCACCTTCTGATCACCACCTGAACCACCCCCCACAACCGCAACACCGCTGGTCAGGGGCGCGTCGATGGTCTACACCACTGGCGCGCCCCGCAGTTGGTTGCGGGGCCCGCTGTCCGTCATTCGGACAGCGGGCCTTTACTGTGCCCGTGACCTCCGTATTCTCTGCCCACGGGCAGGGGGCCCGGGTGCGCCGGAGGGTGGTGGTGGGTACGTGAGAGAAGCGTCCTACCGTGCTGCGCCGGTGGGCCGGGAGGAACTCCTCGCCCGACTGGAGCACGTGCTGCACGCCCGCGGCCGCGCGCTGCTCACCGGCCCCGCCGGCGTCGGCAAGACCGAGGTCGCGCTGGCCGCCGCGGCCCGCGCCGAATCCCGCGGCGAGACCGTGATCTGGCTCGCCACCCTGCCGTCCGACCGGGACATACCCGGCGCTTCGGCCGCCGCGCTGATCGCCTCCGTCGCCCGCCCCGACG
This sequence is a window from Streptomyces sp. HUAS YS2. Protein-coding genes within it:
- a CDS encoding GNAT family N-acetyltransferase — encoded protein: MTPSSPALEVTRASLADWGIVREWAAAEGWNPGLEDAPSFFAQDPWGFFLGRLDGEPVSAISVVNYSDAYAFLGFYLVRPDMRGRGHGLTTWQAALAHAGDRTVGLDGVPDQQDNYRRSGFAPAHRTARWIGAVPAPQAPAPDVVPAAALGPAALRAYDSACYPAERPRFLDHWLGNPGHRALARVVDGRPTGYGVVRPAQEEARIGPLFADTPEDAAVLLDALAAEAAAMGAPRVAIDVPESNGPATALAASRGLSPSFETARMYTGPVRPFAHARVYGITTLELG
- a CDS encoding S8 family peptidase, whose protein sequence is MTALPSAPVEKVIVTYKAKTAEAGSNAAAKSDAAAKGAATGEALAFERRLAGGGALVDLGDSATKQDVTEVMAAFRADPSVASVEPDIRAYAMAVTPNDTDYAKQWDLFEPTGGMNVPAAWDKTTGSGVTVAVIDTGYAAHSDLASNVISGYDFISSSADARDGNGRDADSKDEGDWNATAGECGTGSPASNSSWHGTHVAGTIAAVTHNTKGIAGIAYNAKIQPVRVLGKCGGSSSDIADAITWASGGTVPGVPANPTPAKVINMSLGGASSTCPSVYQNAINGAVSRGTTVVVAAGNSNANASGFTPANCANVITVASTSREGNRSYYSNYGTIVDVAAPGGETRRATDTPGTVTTPENGIYSTLNSGTTTQSTENYKPYQGTSMAAPHIAGLAALLESAKSSLTPAEIESAIKTNARPLPGTCSGGCGTGIADTAKTVDAVTGTTTPPTGNVFTNAMNVTISDNTTVSSSIAVTGLTGNAPATLKVAVDIKHTWRGDLVIDLIAPDGTVRNLKTSSGSDSADNVLATYTVDASTEVANGTWKLQVRDVASGDTGYIDSWSLTF